In Streptomyces puniciscabiei, a single genomic region encodes these proteins:
- a CDS encoding thymidine phosphorylase, whose translation MDAISVIRTKRDRGELTDEQIDWVIDAYTRGEVADEQMSALAMAILLNGMNRREIARWTAAMIASGERMDFSALSRPTADKHSTGGVGDKITLPLAPLVAACGAAVPQLSGRGLGHTGGTLDKLESIPGWRALLSNEEMLSVLEGTGAVICAAGDGLAPADKKLYALRDVTGTVEAIPLIASSIMSKKIAEGTGSLVLDVKVGSGAFMKTLDDARELATTMVGLGTDHGVKTVALLTDMSTPLGLTAGNALEVRESVEVLAGGGPADVVELTLALAREMLEAAGVKDADPAKALADGSAMDVWRRMIAAQGGDPEAVLPTSKEQHVIKAPSSGVLTRLDAYGIGIAAWRLGAGRARKEDPVQAAAGVEMHAKPGDTVTEGQPLLTLHTDTPERFEYALQAVQGSYDIAAPGTDFTASPVVLERIA comes from the coding sequence ATGGACGCCATCTCCGTGATCCGCACCAAGCGGGACCGCGGCGAGCTGACCGACGAGCAGATCGACTGGGTCATCGACGCGTACACCCGCGGCGAGGTCGCCGACGAGCAGATGTCCGCGCTCGCCATGGCGATCCTGCTGAACGGCATGAACCGCCGCGAGATCGCCCGCTGGACGGCGGCCATGATCGCCTCCGGCGAGCGCATGGACTTCTCGGCCCTGTCCCGCCCGACGGCCGACAAGCACTCGACCGGCGGCGTCGGCGACAAGATCACGCTCCCGCTGGCCCCCCTCGTCGCGGCCTGCGGTGCCGCGGTCCCGCAGCTCTCGGGCCGGGGCCTCGGCCACACGGGCGGCACGCTGGACAAGCTGGAGTCGATCCCGGGCTGGCGCGCGCTGCTCTCGAACGAGGAGATGCTGTCCGTGCTGGAGGGGACCGGCGCGGTGATCTGCGCGGCGGGCGACGGCCTGGCCCCGGCGGACAAGAAGCTGTACGCGCTGCGTGACGTGACGGGCACGGTGGAGGCGATCCCGCTCATCGCCTCCTCGATCATGTCGAAGAAGATCGCCGAGGGCACGGGCTCCCTGGTCCTGGACGTGAAGGTCGGCAGCGGCGCCTTCATGAAGACGCTGGACGACGCCCGCGAACTGGCGACCACGATGGTGGGCCTGGGCACCGACCACGGCGTGAAGACGGTGGCCCTGCTGACCGACATGTCGACCCCGCTGGGCCTGACGGCCGGCAACGCGCTCGAGGTCCGCGAGTCGGTGGAGGTGCTGGCGGGCGGCGGCCCGGCGGACGTGGTGGAACTGACGCTGGCCCTGGCGCGCGAGATGCTGGAGGCGGCCGGGGTCAAGGACGCCGACCCGGCGAAGGCCCTGGCCGACGGCTCGGCGATGGACGTCTGGCGCCGCATGATCGCGGCCCAGGGCGGCGACCCGGAGGCCGTGCTGCCCACGTCGAAGGAACAGCACGTGATCAAGGCGCCGTCCTCCGGTGTCCTGACCCGCCTGGACGCCTACGGCATCGGTATCGCCGCCTGGCGTCTGGGCGCCGGCCGCGCCCGCAAGGAGGACCCGGTGCAGGCGGCGGCGGGCGTCGAGATGCACGCCAAGCCGGGCGACACGGTGACGGAGGGCCAGCCCCTGCTGACCCTGCACACGGACACCCCCGAGCGCTTCGAGTACGCGCTGCAGGCGGTGCAGGGCTCGTACGACATCGCGGCACCGGGCACGGACTTCACGGCATCGCCGGTGGTGCTGGAACGTATCGCCTGA
- a CDS encoding cytidine deaminase, whose product MTQEAAGFDWEALREVAREAMTHAYAPYSGFPVGVAARVDDGRTVTGCNVENASYGLGLCAECGLVSDLQRTGGGRLTHFTCVDGTGGLLVPCGRCRQLLYEFGGPELLLDTPAGVLKLSEMLPQAFGPDHLTK is encoded by the coding sequence GTGACACAGGAAGCCGCCGGATTCGACTGGGAGGCGCTGCGGGAGGTGGCGCGGGAGGCGATGACCCACGCGTACGCCCCCTACTCCGGCTTCCCGGTCGGCGTGGCGGCCCGGGTCGACGACGGCCGCACGGTCACCGGCTGCAACGTGGAGAACGCCTCCTACGGGCTCGGCCTGTGCGCCGAGTGCGGCCTGGTCTCCGACCTGCAGCGCACGGGCGGCGGCCGCCTGACGCACTTCACCTGCGTCGACGGCACCGGCGGCCTGCTGGTCCCCTGCGGCCGCTGCCGCCAGCTGCTGTACGAGTTCGGCGGCCCGGAGCTCCTCCTGGACACCCCCGCGGGCGTCCTGAAGCTGTCCGAGATGCTGCCCCAGGCCTTCGGCCCGGACCATCTCACCAAGTAA
- a CDS encoding ABC transporter permease, with translation MTATMTDTPPPAAPKAAGAPQRSGRSFGQILLLVAGALVLLAAVRMITGSQQLDSAGQVSAALGLAVPIGLAGLAGLWSERSGVVNIGLEGMMILGTFGAGWVGWQSSPWLGLLCGIGFGVLGGLLHAVATVTFGVDHIVSGVAINLLALGATQYLAKLFFAGGAAANAGGNPKQSPPVDSLPQVTVPGLSDGLQSLENHHWFLISDLAGILGGLITNLSVITILAAVLFVGSWWLLWRTPFGLRLRSCGENPTAAESLGVNVYKYKYAAVAVSGGLAGLGGAFLALVTSHTYLEGQTGGRGYIGLAAMIFGNWRPGGLAMGAGLFGYSDALQLRNGGPTVHALLLLLVILLVALAGWKLYRTSLWQGAISLIVAALVLVWYLVTDEVPSDFVGATPYVVTLLVLSLSAQRLRMPKADGMRYRKGQGK, from the coding sequence ATGACTGCCACGATGACCGACACGCCGCCGCCCGCGGCGCCCAAGGCGGCGGGCGCGCCGCAGCGCTCGGGCCGCTCCTTCGGCCAGATCCTCCTGCTCGTCGCGGGTGCGCTGGTGCTCCTGGCCGCGGTCCGCATGATCACCGGCTCGCAGCAGCTCGACTCCGCGGGCCAGGTCAGTGCCGCGCTCGGGCTCGCCGTGCCGATCGGCCTCGCCGGCCTCGCCGGTCTGTGGTCCGAGCGGTCCGGTGTGGTCAACATCGGCCTCGAAGGCATGATGATCCTCGGCACCTTCGGCGCCGGCTGGGTCGGCTGGCAGTCCAGCCCCTGGCTCGGCCTGCTGTGCGGCATCGGCTTCGGCGTCCTCGGCGGCCTGCTGCACGCCGTCGCCACCGTCACCTTCGGCGTCGACCACATCGTCTCCGGTGTCGCGATCAACCTGCTCGCGCTGGGCGCCACCCAGTACCTCGCCAAGCTGTTCTTCGCGGGCGGCGCGGCGGCGAACGCGGGCGGCAACCCCAAGCAGTCCCCGCCCGTGGACTCGCTGCCGCAGGTCACCGTGCCCGGCCTCTCCGACGGTCTGCAGTCCCTGGAGAACCACCACTGGTTCCTGATCTCCGACCTCGCCGGCATCCTCGGCGGTCTGATCACCAACCTGTCCGTGATCACGATCCTGGCCGCGGTGCTGTTCGTCGGCAGCTGGTGGCTGCTGTGGCGCACCCCGTTCGGCCTGCGGCTGCGCTCCTGCGGCGAGAACCCGACCGCCGCCGAGTCGCTCGGCGTCAACGTCTACAAGTACAAGTACGCGGCCGTGGCCGTATCCGGCGGACTCGCCGGCCTCGGCGGCGCCTTCCTCGCGCTGGTCACCTCGCACACCTACCTCGAGGGCCAGACCGGCGGCCGCGGCTACATCGGCCTCGCGGCGATGATCTTCGGCAACTGGCGTCCGGGCGGCCTCGCGATGGGCGCGGGCCTGTTCGGCTACTCCGACGCCCTCCAGCTGCGCAACGGCGGTCCGACCGTCCACGCGCTGCTGCTCCTGCTGGTCATCCTGCTGGTCGCCCTGGCCGGCTGGAAGCTGTACCGCACCTCGCTGTGGCAGGGCGCGATCAGCCTGATCGTGGCTGCCCTCGTCCTGGTGTGGTACCTGGTCACCGACGAGGTCCCGAGCGACTTCGTGGGCGCCACGCCGTACGTCGTCACCCTGCTGGTGCTGTCCCTGTCGGCGCAGCGCCTGCGGATGCCGAAGGCGGACGGCATGCGCTACCGGAAGGGTCAGGGCAAGTGA
- a CDS encoding ABC transporter permease encodes MNKLTSRIDKERLLLGLAAPVLAVVAAVVVTALVILATGKNPGAAFSDMMTYGFASDSQVYILNKATTYYLAGVSVAIGFRMNLFNIGVDGQYRLAAFFAAVLGGALTVPGWIAIPLILICAMATGALWAAIAGILKVTRGVSEVISTIMLNSIATAIIAYLLQPGKLAQLEQGGTVVSTKPLPSSSYFFSINTGPAGELWGFIFIAAAVGVAYWFVLGRTRFGFDLRTVGQSESAASASGVSVKKMIVTSMIISGAVAGLIGMPTLLNDSYAFSNDFPVGIGFTGIAIALLGRNHPIGIALGALLWGFLERTTNHLEFQGYDKEILGVIQGVIVLCVVIAYEVVRRYGLKRQQQKVGAELAAQAAAPTKKQEVA; translated from the coding sequence ATGAACAAGCTGACCTCACGGATCGACAAGGAGCGGCTGCTCCTCGGCCTCGCCGCACCGGTGCTGGCGGTCGTCGCCGCGGTCGTCGTCACCGCCCTGGTGATCCTCGCGACCGGCAAGAACCCCGGCGCCGCGTTCAGCGACATGATGACCTACGGTTTCGCCAGCGACAGCCAGGTCTACATCCTGAACAAGGCGACGACGTACTACCTCGCGGGTGTCTCGGTCGCCATCGGCTTCCGGATGAACCTGTTCAACATCGGTGTCGACGGCCAGTACCGGCTTGCCGCGTTCTTCGCCGCCGTCCTCGGCGGGGCGCTGACCGTGCCCGGCTGGATCGCCATCCCGCTGATCCTCATCTGCGCCATGGCGACCGGCGCCCTGTGGGCGGCCATCGCGGGCATCCTCAAGGTCACGCGAGGCGTCAGCGAGGTCATCTCGACCATCATGCTGAACTCGATCGCCACCGCGATCATCGCCTATCTGCTGCAGCCCGGGAAGCTGGCCCAGCTGGAACAGGGCGGCACCGTCGTGTCCACCAAGCCGCTGCCGTCGTCCTCCTACTTCTTCAGCATCAACACCGGCCCGGCCGGTGAGCTGTGGGGCTTCATCTTCATCGCCGCGGCCGTCGGCGTGGCGTACTGGTTCGTCCTCGGCCGCACCCGGTTCGGCTTCGACCTGCGCACCGTCGGCCAGTCCGAGAGCGCGGCCTCCGCGAGCGGTGTGTCCGTGAAGAAGATGATCGTCACCAGCATGATCATCTCGGGTGCGGTGGCCGGTCTGATCGGCATGCCGACCCTGCTCAACGACTCCTACGCGTTCAGCAACGACTTCCCGGTCGGCATCGGCTTCACCGGCATCGCCATCGCCCTGCTCGGCCGCAACCACCCGATCGGCATCGCGCTCGGCGCCCTGCTCTGGGGCTTCCTGGAGCGCACCACCAACCACCTGGAGTTCCAGGGCTACGACAAGGAGATCCTCGGCGTCATCCAGGGCGTCATCGTCCTGTGCGTCGTGATCGCCTACGAGGTCGTGCGCCGCTACGGCCTCAAGCGCCAGCAGCAGAAGGTCGGCGCCGAACTCGCCGCGCAGGCCGCCGCTCCGACGAAGAAGCAGGAGGTGGCGTGA
- a CDS encoding ABC transporter ATP-binding protein: MRGITKRFPGVVANRDIDITVRTGTVHALCGENGAGKSTLMKILYGMQQPDEGTITVNGEQVTFHNPGDAIARGIGMVHQHFMLADNLTVLENVVLGAEKLYGIGNKARTRIKEISDAYGLNVRPDVLVEELGVADRQRVEILKVLYRGARTLILDEPTAVLVPQEVDALFDNLRELKSEGLTVIFISHKLGEVLSVADEITVIRRGTTVGTVSPEGTTPKQLAELMVGSELPTPETEESTVTDVPMLKVEGLHLAQTDLEGIERIILDQISFTIHKGEVLGIAGVEGNGQSELVEAIMGMRHPDAGVVTLDGTDISHTPTRDRREAGIGYIPEDRHRHGLLLEAPLWENRILGHVTEKPNARGQLLDIKAARADTERIVQAYDVRTPGIDVTAASLSGGNQQKLIVGREMSHDPKLLIAAHPTRGVDVGAQAAIWDYIRDARREGLAVLLISADLDELIGLSDTLRVMYRGRLVADADPATITPEELGSAMTGAATGHLEHTEDDER; the protein is encoded by the coding sequence CTGCGCGGCATCACCAAGCGCTTCCCCGGCGTCGTCGCCAACCGCGACATCGACATCACGGTCCGCACGGGCACCGTCCATGCCCTGTGCGGTGAGAACGGCGCCGGCAAGTCCACCCTGATGAAGATCCTCTACGGCATGCAGCAGCCGGACGAGGGCACCATCACGGTCAATGGCGAACAGGTCACCTTCCACAACCCCGGCGACGCCATCGCCCGCGGCATCGGCATGGTGCACCAGCACTTCATGCTCGCCGACAACCTCACCGTGCTGGAGAACGTCGTCCTCGGCGCGGAGAAGCTGTACGGCATCGGGAACAAGGCCCGCACCAGGATCAAGGAGATCTCGGACGCGTACGGCCTGAACGTCCGCCCGGACGTGCTGGTGGAGGAGCTGGGCGTCGCCGACCGCCAGCGCGTGGAGATCCTCAAGGTCCTCTACCGCGGCGCCAGGACCCTGATCCTCGACGAGCCGACGGCCGTGCTCGTGCCGCAGGAGGTCGACGCGCTCTTCGACAACCTGCGCGAGCTGAAGTCCGAGGGCCTCACCGTCATCTTCATCTCCCACAAGCTGGGCGAGGTGCTGTCGGTCGCCGACGAGATCACCGTCATCCGGCGGGGCACGACGGTGGGCACGGTCTCTCCCGAGGGCACCACCCCCAAGCAGCTCGCCGAGCTGATGGTCGGCAGCGAGCTGCCCACCCCGGAGACCGAGGAGTCCACCGTCACGGACGTCCCGATGCTGAAGGTGGAGGGGCTGCACCTCGCGCAGACCGACCTCGAGGGCATCGAGCGGATCATCCTGGACCAGATCTCCTTCACCATCCACAAGGGCGAGGTCCTCGGCATCGCCGGTGTGGAGGGCAACGGCCAGTCCGAGCTGGTCGAAGCGATCATGGGCATGCGCCACCCGGACGCCGGTGTCGTCACCCTCGACGGCACCGACATCTCCCACACCCCGACCCGCGACCGCCGCGAGGCCGGCATCGGCTACATCCCCGAGGACCGCCACCGCCACGGCCTGCTGCTGGAAGCCCCGCTGTGGGAGAACCGCATCCTCGGCCACGTCACCGAGAAGCCCAACGCGCGCGGTCAGCTGCTCGACATCAAGGCCGCCCGCGCCGACACCGAGCGGATCGTGCAGGCGTACGACGTCCGCACCCCCGGCATCGACGTGACCGCGGCCTCGCTGTCCGGCGGCAACCAGCAGAAGCTGATCGTCGGCCGCGAGATGAGCCACGACCCCAAGCTGCTCATCGCCGCCCACCCCACCCGCGGCGTCGACGTCGGCGCGCAGGCCGCGATCTGGGACTACATCCGCGACGCCCGCCGCGAGGGCCTGGCCGTCCTGCTGATCTCCGCGGACCTGGACGAGCTCATCGGGCTCTCCGACACCCTGCGGGTGATGTACCGCGGCCGCCTGGTCGCCGACGCCGATCCCGCCACCATCACCCCCGAAGAGCTGGGCTCCGCCATGACGGGTGCGGCCACCGGCCACCTGGAGCACACAGAGGACGACGAGCGATGA
- a CDS encoding BMP family lipoprotein, which translates to MRRVAKLSAACAATAALALTATACGSTSSDNNASSSASSGGGKGIKIGLAYDVGGRGDRSFNDSAARGADKAEKEFGGSIKELTAKTSDTEADREQRLSDLAQAGYNPVVAVGFSYAKAVETISKQYPKTSFGIVDSVVNAPNADSITFTEEQGSYLAGVAAALKSKAHHIGFIGGVDVPLIKKFEAGYVQGAKATDPKIKVDTQYLSHGSDFSGFASPDKGKAAAQGMLDNGADVIYSAAGSSGNGAIEAVSGKKGTWAIGVDSDQYNIPGLAKYKNSILTSMVKNVDVGVYDFIKSVHDGKPLTGLNAYSLAKNGVSLATSGGFIADIQPKLDAAKKDIVDGKIKVKTTP; encoded by the coding sequence GTGCGCCGGGTAGCCAAGCTTTCCGCTGCGTGTGCCGCCACCGCAGCCCTCGCACTGACTGCCACCGCGTGTGGCAGCACGTCCTCCGACAACAACGCCTCGTCCTCCGCTTCCTCGGGCGGCGGCAAGGGCATCAAGATCGGCCTCGCCTACGACGTCGGCGGCCGTGGTGACCGTTCCTTCAACGACTCCGCCGCGCGCGGTGCCGACAAGGCCGAGAAGGAGTTCGGCGGTTCCATCAAGGAGCTGACCGCCAAGACCTCCGACACCGAGGCCGACCGCGAGCAGCGGCTGTCGGACCTGGCCCAGGCCGGCTACAACCCGGTCGTGGCGGTCGGCTTCTCCTACGCCAAGGCCGTGGAGACGATCTCCAAGCAGTACCCGAAGACCAGCTTCGGCATCGTCGACTCGGTCGTGAACGCGCCGAACGCCGACAGCATCACCTTCACCGAGGAGCAGGGCTCCTACCTCGCCGGTGTCGCCGCGGCACTGAAGAGCAAGGCGCACCACATCGGCTTCATCGGCGGCGTCGACGTCCCGCTGATCAAGAAGTTCGAGGCGGGTTACGTCCAGGGCGCCAAGGCCACCGACCCGAAGATCAAGGTCGACACCCAGTACCTGAGCCACGGCTCGGACTTCTCCGGCTTCGCCAGCCCCGACAAGGGCAAGGCGGCCGCGCAGGGCATGCTGGACAACGGCGCCGACGTGATCTACTCGGCGGCCGGCTCCTCCGGCAACGGTGCCATCGAGGCCGTCAGCGGCAAGAAGGGCACCTGGGCCATCGGCGTGGACTCGGACCAGTACAACATCCCGGGTCTGGCCAAGTACAAGAACTCGATCCTGACCTCGATGGTCAAGAACGTCGACGTCGGCGTGTACGACTTCATCAAGTCCGTCCACGACGGCAAGCCGCTGACCGGCCTCAACGCCTACTCCCTCGCCAAGAACGGCGTCTCGCTGGCCACCAGCGGCGGCTTCATCGCCGACATCCAGCCCAAGCTGGACGCCGCGAAGAAGGACATCGTCGACGGCAAGATCAAGGTCAAGACGACCCCGTGA